The following are encoded together in the Parabacteroides chongii genome:
- a CDS encoding SusC/RagA family TonB-linked outer membrane protein, translated as MKHLFKQTVILTLLLTFPLLEIHAQITIHMKDKPASEVVKQIEKVSKYRFFYKKGLPGMNTAISVDANDQSIETVMGQIAKQISVSYTIKGETQVVLTEPEYQKKATNQKKSLKGTVTDTNGEPVIGANIIQKGTTNGVISDVDGNFSMDVPEGSTLEISYIGYRPKEIKVGSKETVAVTLEEDTQTLEEIVVVGYGTQKKINMTGAVAQIDNKDLESRPIQNLSSGIQGLMPGVTVTSQGGRPGQDGGSIRIRGVGTLNTADPYILVDGIETGTMNSVDPNDVESISVLKDAASAAIYGSKASNGVILITTKRGKTGKPRISYNGYVGIQNPTNLTERLNSYDYARLYSQVMVAEGLTPRFSEEEIQKFKDGTDPNYPNTDWYGEAYRTGIQHSHNVSMSGGTENVKYMGSVGYLNQSGILPNAERQQFNGRTNLDVQLNPRLAVRMNLAYIKNDYSDPTSCYAGGGSGQIFRSLQGMAPWIVGRYPDGTYGTVSDGNPLAWLDLDQTVDRKNQNFSGVLAVDYKVMDGLTATVTGSYVNDQQHYRDFQKYIRYNENKESEPNHLDERYYGWHRATFDALLNYDKQFGLHNLKAMAGWHTEKYDYSYTKAYRKNFPTNDLTDIGAGDAASQTNEGYTRELAMVSWFGRINYDYAGKYLLEANIRSDASSRFADGNRWGYFPSFSGAWRLSEESFMESTKDWLNNLKIRASWGLLGNQDALDEYYPWMSTYNLDAKYLFGGEVNTGYYQKSYKLSTIGWEKARTWGIGLDATINNKINISFDYYDRKTTGIIMDVPVPAEFGLDAYKDNVGAMANRGVELMVSYNNSWGDWKFGATANMAYNKNELLDLGGVDYMTDPKNEYKRREIGKRFNSYYVYKADGFFSSDADAQAYMDKYAGKDGYPFGSQKFKAGDLIYKDANGDGKITADDRVLAGSTDPTVTFALNLNAGYKGFDLSMLFSGAAGVHRMVDGGSVGNFSGDISHPASIWLDAWTPDNQDATMPRIYYMQNSPSASYNVMSTFWIQNTSYLRMKNLQLGYTIPAKILKPIGIENLRVYYSAENLFTLDNMFFDIDPENSGTNEYPLLQTHSFGVNLTF; from the coding sequence ATGAAGCATTTATTTAAACAGACGGTTATTCTGACATTATTGTTAACCTTTCCACTGTTGGAAATCCACGCTCAGATAACCATACATATGAAAGACAAACCCGCTTCAGAAGTGGTGAAGCAAATTGAAAAAGTAAGTAAATATCGCTTTTTCTATAAAAAAGGTCTTCCCGGTATGAATACAGCTATCTCTGTTGATGCAAACGATCAGAGTATTGAAACGGTGATGGGACAGATCGCTAAACAGATTTCTGTGTCTTATACTATAAAAGGAGAAACACAGGTTGTATTGACTGAGCCGGAGTATCAAAAGAAGGCTACCAATCAAAAAAAGTCGTTGAAGGGAACTGTAACGGATACAAACGGTGAACCGGTTATTGGGGCAAATATTATTCAGAAAGGTACAACCAACGGAGTCATTTCCGATGTCGATGGTAATTTCAGCATGGATGTACCGGAAGGTTCGACTCTTGAAATTTCTTATATAGGTTATCGTCCTAAAGAAATAAAAGTAGGGAGTAAGGAAACTGTAGCTGTTACTTTAGAAGAAGATACCCAGACATTGGAAGAAATTGTTGTTGTCGGATACGGAACACAGAAAAAGATAAATATGACCGGAGCTGTTGCCCAGATTGACAATAAGGATCTGGAGAGCCGGCCTATTCAAAACCTGTCTTCCGGTATCCAGGGATTGATGCCGGGTGTAACAGTTACTTCACAGGGAGGACGCCCGGGACAGGATGGCGGATCGATCCGTATCCGTGGTGTCGGGACTTTGAACACAGCAGACCCTTATATCCTGGTGGATGGTATTGAAACAGGAACAATGAACTCGGTCGATCCGAATGATGTTGAAAGTATCTCGGTCCTGAAAGACGCTGCTTCTGCCGCAATTTATGGTTCGAAAGCTTCCAATGGTGTTATTTTGATTACTACCAAGCGTGGTAAGACCGGTAAGCCTCGTATTTCCTATAATGGATACGTCGGTATTCAGAATCCTACGAATCTGACTGAACGTCTGAACTCTTATGATTATGCACGCCTTTATAGCCAGGTAATGGTTGCTGAAGGTTTAACGCCTCGTTTCTCAGAAGAAGAGATACAGAAATTTAAAGATGGAACAGATCCGAATTATCCGAATACGGATTGGTACGGAGAGGCTTATAGAACCGGTATCCAGCATTCTCATAACGTCAGCATGAGCGGAGGTACGGAAAATGTGAAATATATGGGGTCTGTCGGTTATCTGAATCAGAGTGGTATTTTACCGAATGCAGAAAGACAGCAGTTTAATGGCCGTACGAATTTGGATGTGCAGCTGAATCCGAGATTGGCAGTTCGTATGAATCTGGCCTATATTAAGAATGATTATTCAGATCCTACATCTTGTTATGCAGGAGGTGGATCCGGTCAGATCTTCCGTTCATTACAAGGAATGGCTCCTTGGATTGTCGGACGTTATCCGGACGGAACTTATGGTACTGTTTCTGATGGTAACCCTTTAGCATGGCTGGATTTGGATCAGACTGTTGACCGTAAAAATCAAAATTTTTCGGGAGTCCTGGCTGTAGATTATAAGGTAATGGACGGTTTGACGGCTACAGTAACAGGTTCTTATGTGAACGATCAACAACATTATCGTGATTTTCAGAAATATATCCGGTACAATGAGAATAAAGAGTCGGAGCCTAACCATTTGGATGAACGTTATTATGGTTGGCATCGGGCAACGTTTGATGCCTTATTGAATTATGATAAACAATTTGGGCTGCACAATTTAAAGGCGATGGCAGGATGGCATACGGAAAAGTATGATTATTCCTATACTAAAGCTTATCGTAAAAATTTTCCTACAAACGATTTGACGGACATTGGTGCAGGGGATGCAGCTTCCCAAACCAATGAAGGATACACCAGAGAGTTAGCAATGGTTTCCTGGTTTGGTCGTATTAATTATGACTACGCCGGTAAATATTTATTGGAAGCGAATATCCGTTCTGATGCTTCGTCCCGTTTTGCTGATGGAAATCGCTGGGGATATTTCCCATCGTTTTCAGGAGCATGGCGTTTGAGTGAAGAAAGCTTTATGGAAAGTACAAAAGACTGGTTGAATAATCTGAAAATCCGTGCTTCCTGGGGATTGTTGGGAAATCAGGATGCTTTGGACGAATATTATCCGTGGATGAGTACTTATAATCTGGATGCCAAATATCTGTTTGGAGGAGAGGTGAACACTGGGTATTATCAGAAATCTTATAAACTTTCTACTATTGGATGGGAGAAAGCCCGTACCTGGGGTATTGGTCTGGATGCAACGATTAATAATAAGATCAATATATCTTTCGATTATTATGACCGTAAAACAACAGGGATCATTATGGACGTACCGGTTCCTGCGGAATTTGGTCTGGATGCTTATAAAGATAATGTCGGTGCAATGGCCAATCGTGGAGTCGAGCTGATGGTAAGTTATAATAACTCCTGGGGCGACTGGAAGTTTGGTGCAACGGCAAATATGGCTTATAATAAGAACGAACTGCTGGATTTAGGTGGAGTCGATTATATGACTGATCCGAAAAATGAGTATAAACGTCGTGAAATAGGTAAACGGTTTAATTCCTACTATGTATATAAAGCTGATGGTTTTTTTAGTTCTGATGCTGACGCACAGGCTTATATGGATAAATATGCAGGGAAGGATGGGTATCCGTTTGGTTCGCAAAAGTTTAAGGCTGGAGATTTGATTTATAAAGATGCTAATGGCGATGGTAAAATTACGGCTGATGACCGTGTTTTGGCTGGATCGACTGATCCGACTGTTACGTTTGCACTGAATCTGAATGCCGGTTATAAAGGCTTTGACTTGTCGATGCTATTTTCGGGTGCTGCAGGTGTACATCGTATGGTTGATGGAGGTTCTGTCGGTAATTTTTCCGGTGATATTTCTCATCCTGCATCTATATGGCTTGATGCCTGGACTCCGGATAATCAGGATGCAACGATGCCTCGTATATATTATATGCAAAATTCTCCAAGTGCGTCTTATAATGTCATGTCGACGTTTTGGATACAAAATACCAGTTATTTACGCATGAAGAACCTTCAGTTGGGATATACGATTCCTGCTAAAATATTGAAACCGATCGGTATCGAGAACTTGCGCGTTTATTATTCTGCAGAGAACTTATTTACGCTTGATAATATGTTTTTTGATATTGATCCGGAAAACTCAGGAACAAATGAATATCCTTTGCTTCAGACCCATTCTTTTGGGGTAAATCTGACATTCTAA
- a CDS encoding FecR family protein: MRIELLHRLIAGTTTEEENRQLMEWFRQCASKEEFFALFETAWKDSSDEMPKDVQERMYRRLSLRLDEKEKEVKIVPLRSRFSWKIGQRIAVACIIIVLSLFNYNMNHKQKQLSTQNFMVSAEKGQRAFVTLPDSTKVWLNSDTKISYPADYGMKERNVTLVGEAYFEVAKNPAKRFVVEAKGMQVEALGTAFNINAYRDDNKMIASLFSGSVRVSYEDHVAILKPHESVKVDLLTRGFLQYKDENMQDIALWRENEITFDGESLEEITRIMNRLYNTTIYIEDESLKKECYVGTIRNNSLENFIDIINLTTPVVYEYKGDTVFLKRRTQTNMPMRKE, from the coding sequence ATGAGAATAGAATTACTTCACCGTCTGATAGCAGGTACGACTACCGAAGAAGAAAACCGGCAGTTGATGGAATGGTTCCGGCAGTGTGCATCCAAAGAAGAGTTTTTTGCACTGTTTGAAACTGCCTGGAAAGACAGTTCGGATGAGATGCCCAAAGATGTTCAAGAGCGTATGTATCGCCGGTTAAGTCTTCGTCTGGATGAAAAGGAGAAAGAAGTGAAAATCGTTCCGTTGCGTTCTCGTTTTTCATGGAAAATAGGACAACGGATTGCTGTGGCTTGTATAATCATTGTATTGAGTCTGTTCAATTATAATATGAACCATAAGCAAAAACAATTGTCGACACAGAATTTCATGGTCTCTGCGGAAAAAGGGCAACGAGCCTTTGTTACTTTGCCTGACAGTACGAAGGTCTGGTTGAACTCCGATACAAAGATCAGTTATCCGGCAGACTATGGTATGAAAGAACGGAATGTAACATTGGTAGGAGAGGCTTATTTTGAAGTGGCAAAGAATCCGGCAAAACGCTTTGTCGTGGAAGCGAAAGGCATGCAAGTGGAAGCTTTGGGTACTGCATTCAATATTAATGCCTACAGGGATGACAATAAAATGATTGCATCGCTGTTTTCCGGCTCTGTGAGAGTCAGTTATGAAGATCATGTGGCGATTCTTAAACCGCATGAGTCTGTTAAGGTCGATCTGTTGACACGGGGATTTTTACAATATAAAGATGAAAACATGCAGGATATAGCTCTTTGGAGGGAGAATGAGATCACATTCGACGGTGAGTCTTTAGAAGAGATTACCCGTATAATGAATCGCCTGTATAATACGACCATATATATAGAGGACGAATCGTTGAAGAAAGAATGCTATGTAGGAACTATCCGGAATAACAGCCTTGAAAACTTTATCGATATTATTAACCTGACAACTCCGGTTGTGTATGAATATAAAGGAGACACTGTTTTCCTGAAAAGAAGAACTCAAACAAATATGCCTATGAGGAAGGAATGA
- a CDS encoding RNA polymerase sigma factor: MDSKLLYRLKEGDRDAFNTVYWRYSPKVYNTVLYLLNDSDIAEDVVQELFLTIWEKRVNIQPELNFEAYISTIARNLAYKYIEEAFHKNQPVEELNDIKLTSSSEEDEIEADSLRDYIFNVISSFPEMRRKVFIMSRFENLSHAEIANRLSLSERTVEAHIYQALKELRKVLGNKAVAFFLIYLSL, encoded by the coding sequence ATGGATAGTAAACTTTTATATCGTCTTAAAGAGGGAGACAGGGATGCTTTTAATACCGTTTACTGGCGGTATAGTCCGAAAGTATACAATACCGTTTTGTATTTGCTGAACGATTCCGATATAGCGGAAGACGTTGTGCAGGAGCTCTTCCTTACGATTTGGGAAAAGCGGGTTAACATTCAACCGGAACTTAACTTCGAAGCTTATATCTCAACCATAGCCCGTAACTTAGCTTATAAATACATAGAAGAAGCCTTTCATAAAAATCAACCGGTAGAGGAACTCAATGACATCAAACTTACCTCCAGTTCAGAAGAAGATGAGATTGAAGCCGACTCCCTGCGTGACTATATTTTCAATGTAATCTCCTCATTCCCGGAAATGCGGCGGAAAGTATTTATTATGAGTCGGTTTGAAAATCTTTCGCATGCAGAAATAGCAAACAGACTATCCCTGTCTGAACGTACGGTGGAAGCCCATATCTACCAGGCATTGAAAGAGCTTCGTAAAGTGCTGGGAAATAAAGCTGTCGCTTTCTTTCTTATCTATCTTTCTCTGTAA
- a CDS encoding N-acetylmuramic acid 6-phosphate etherase encodes MNQIVLSLDIGGTWIKGATYSCEELSNAYFHHTLPQPLNMVKRESCLAAPFTIHDFQSALNELIKDLLSIRGELCSIAISTAGVVDYAGKRIKFVAPHLSSLKNIAWVEWLKNEFDVPVTLINDANATMLGAAPLGYLNGLKTIGVMPIGTGLGFSVWRNGRVWTPDFSYTLLGCIETPDGNFDQWASIVGLAKRYPDIALEDLFKMDKYKVCLKSYLEGLVKIVQTAYYMYHTNEVLIGGGLADLVVHVGFPLEDILNNLLKDHPLADGTIPSVRLLDEGNRLPLAGAAMLGYGEHIAQKSRWIKPYSAISTENAYDASLHLEKMTHDEFVRLLWKAEQEAGVWLEDSLSDLSLVIGRVVERLKSGGRLLYVGAGTSGRLAAIDTVEIACTFGFPRDKVLTFIAGGVADASIEIECDFEEDASSVPEMLAASLSKNDVVVGISVSGSAYYVQSALAFAKGIGAYSVLIQEEDVKDLPFCDKIISLRTGYEIVAGSTRMKAGTATKKILNFLSTATMVSLGNVYGCYMTHLECINEKLICRAQHILQTLFGLTNDDSFTLLEKNRFDLNRTINFILKDNQYHE; translated from the coding sequence ATGAATCAAATAGTTTTATCTTTAGATATAGGGGGTACCTGGATTAAAGGGGCCACATACAGTTGTGAGGAATTGTCGAACGCTTATTTTCATCATACTTTACCTCAGCCATTGAATATGGTTAAAAGAGAGAGCTGTTTGGCTGCTCCTTTTACAATTCATGATTTCCAGAGTGCTTTGAATGAATTGATCAAAGACCTATTGTCCATTCGGGGCGAACTATGTTCTATTGCCATCTCCACTGCAGGAGTAGTTGATTACGCTGGTAAACGAATAAAGTTTGTGGCACCTCATCTCTCTTCCCTAAAGAATATTGCTTGGGTAGAATGGCTGAAGAACGAATTTGATGTTCCTGTGACATTGATCAATGATGCTAACGCGACCATGTTGGGAGCTGCTCCATTAGGATATTTGAACGGATTGAAAACTATAGGAGTGATGCCTATTGGCACAGGGTTAGGATTTTCCGTATGGCGAAATGGTAGGGTTTGGACCCCTGATTTTAGCTATACTTTACTCGGATGTATAGAAACTCCTGATGGGAATTTTGATCAGTGGGCCAGTATAGTGGGGTTGGCAAAGCGATACCCGGATATCGCTTTGGAGGATTTATTTAAAATGGATAAATATAAGGTGTGTTTGAAATCATATTTGGAAGGTCTGGTTAAGATTGTCCAAACAGCTTATTATATGTATCATACGAACGAGGTGCTTATTGGTGGTGGATTGGCGGATCTGGTTGTTCATGTAGGTTTCCCTTTGGAGGATATCTTGAACAATTTGTTAAAAGACCATCCTTTGGCAGATGGAACGATACCATCGGTAAGGTTGCTGGATGAGGGAAACAGATTACCGCTGGCCGGTGCAGCCATGCTTGGATATGGAGAACACATAGCGCAAAAAAGCAGATGGATAAAACCTTATTCAGCTATATCCACCGAAAATGCCTATGATGCCTCTTTGCATTTGGAAAAGATGACTCATGATGAATTTGTCCGATTGTTATGGAAAGCGGAACAAGAGGCGGGTGTATGGTTGGAGGATAGTTTATCTGACCTGTCACTGGTCATCGGGCGGGTAGTAGAACGGCTGAAATCCGGAGGTAGGTTACTATATGTCGGTGCAGGGACAAGTGGTAGGTTGGCGGCGATAGATACTGTAGAGATTGCTTGTACATTTGGATTCCCACGTGATAAAGTATTGACTTTTATTGCAGGTGGTGTTGCGGATGCTTCAATTGAGATTGAATGTGATTTTGAAGAAGATGCTAGTTCTGTTCCTGAGATGTTGGCTGCGTCTTTGAGTAAAAATGATGTTGTAGTAGGCATTAGTGTTAGTGGATCCGCTTATTATGTGCAATCCGCTTTGGCTTTTGCTAAAGGAATAGGGGCATATAGTGTGCTTATTCAAGAAGAGGATGTTAAAGATCTTCCATTTTGCGATAAGATAATATCTTTGCGGACAGGGTATGAGATTGTAGCTGGCTCAACTAGAATGAAAGCGGGTACTGCCACAAAAAAGATCTTGAATTTTTTATCCACTGCAACCATGGTCTCATTGGGAAATGTATATGGGTGCTATATGACTCATTTGGAGTGTATTAATGAAAAATTAATTTGTCGGGCACAGCATATACTACAAACATTATTCGGTTTAACGAATGACGATTCTTTTACTTTATTGGAAAAGAATCGATTTGATCTGAACCGAACAATTAATTTTATATTAAAAGATAATCAATATCATGAATAA
- a CDS encoding sugar porter family MFS transporter, with product MNNEKENIAYLLFLSIVAALGGFLYGYDTAIISGTIQMVSEQFGLSSTGVGWYVSSALLGSILGVMMAGVFCDYSGRKNTLFVSAILFTASAVGCVFSGSFNALIIYRIIGGIGIGLVSVVSPLYISEISIAKYRGRFVSLYQLAITVGFLGAYLVNYGLSSMSLNTIFDNSSLLAWLFHDELWRGMLGTEVFPALIFIIIIFFIPESPRWLLLRYKENAAKSVLYRMLHDNTAVENEISSIKQVLSEKGKKVPLRDNLNTKTVRLILFGSLIAIMGQFMGVNAVLYYGPTIFQQNGLSGGESLLYQVLIGLVNSLTTVLGLLIIDKIGRKKLIYFGVTGMFMSLIFIALFFSKGAEWGISPVLMLVFFLAYIFFCAISICLVVWVLFSEMFPIRIRGLAMSFSGMFIWLGAFLIGQLTPFMLENLGSSGTFLSFAVVCIPYLFIMRFCIPETTGRTLEEIEKELNK from the coding sequence ATGAACAACGAAAAAGAGAATATTGCTTACTTACTATTTCTGTCGATAGTAGCAGCTTTGGGTGGTTTCCTGTATGGATATGACACTGCGATTATTTCTGGTACCATACAGATGGTAAGTGAGCAATTCGGATTATCATCGACAGGAGTAGGATGGTATGTTAGTTCTGCCTTGTTGGGATCAATTCTTGGTGTAATGATGGCGGGTGTCTTCTGTGATTATTCCGGTAGGAAAAACACTCTATTTGTGTCGGCCATATTGTTTACCGCATCAGCCGTTGGTTGTGTTTTTTCGGGAAGCTTCAACGCCTTGATCATATACCGGATAATTGGAGGCATAGGTATAGGGTTAGTATCCGTCGTATCTCCGCTTTATATTTCGGAAATCTCTATAGCCAAATATAGAGGGAGATTTGTCTCTCTTTATCAATTGGCTATAACAGTCGGATTTTTAGGGGCATACCTCGTGAATTACGGATTATCAAGCATGTCTTTAAATACAATTTTTGATAATTCGAGTTTGTTAGCTTGGTTGTTTCACGATGAGCTGTGGAGAGGTATGCTTGGTACGGAGGTCTTTCCTGCGCTTATATTCATTATTATCATCTTTTTTATTCCTGAAAGCCCTCGTTGGCTATTGTTGAGGTATAAGGAGAACGCGGCAAAGAGTGTACTTTACAGAATGCTTCATGATAATACTGCTGTCGAGAATGAAATCAGTTCAATCAAACAGGTATTATCGGAAAAGGGAAAGAAAGTACCATTGAGAGACAATCTGAACACAAAGACGGTAAGATTGATTTTGTTTGGATCGTTAATCGCTATCATGGGGCAGTTTATGGGGGTGAATGCTGTTCTTTACTATGGACCTACTATTTTTCAGCAAAATGGTTTGTCGGGTGGTGAGTCTCTCTTATATCAGGTATTGATAGGTCTGGTTAACTCCTTGACCACTGTGCTAGGCTTGCTCATCATTGACAAGATAGGCAGGAAGAAACTGATTTACTTTGGAGTGACAGGTATGTTCATGTCCTTGATATTCATTGCATTGTTTTTTAGTAAAGGTGCTGAGTGGGGAATTTCACCTGTTCTGATGCTTGTTTTCTTTTTGGCTTATATTTTCTTTTGTGCCATCTCAATCTGCCTGGTCGTTTGGGTACTCTTTTCTGAGATGTTCCCGATTCGCATTCGTGGATTGGCCATGTCGTTCTCAGGTATGTTTATTTGGCTCGGAGCCTTTTTAATAGGTCAACTCACTCCATTTATGCTTGAGAATTTAGGTTCATCGGGCACATTCTTGAGTTTTGCAGTTGTATGCATACCTTATTTGTTCATCATGCGTTTTTGCATTCCGGAGACGACAGGACGTACCTTGGAGGAAATAGAAAAAGAGCTAAATAAATAG
- a CDS encoding RagB/SusD family nutrient uptake outer membrane protein, producing MMKTLKYSLVVLTTICLTACDSYLEKLPLNSVTDVTFFKTESDIKQFTDGFYRSMVPTPKTAIFDFRSDLVGQNMAKSGNRDYSDIQFGTMTPASKTAELYWDYAPIREAYILLGKIDDVEMTEDAKKLYLGTTNYLLAYRYFMMFRAYENVPIVREVLEVENSDIPVSPKEEVFNEALTQINNAIANLPSLSPSERERGRLTKLVALTLKADLLLYTACRYQEAIAGATYKDAADATSAALKEADEKGYGLAENYQHLFHSSYQAGSDPQREIILEYVRLKDIATDMFCVQEFGPRHDDVGYGDYASSQELIDMYLCKDGKPINKSPLYDPSRPFANRDPRLKLTTLYPGNVCSYVDGGAWVSNTLDPDENNYDYMLSTYNQLDRSVSGYINIKYWDHQRKGNEGYASFIVYRYGELLLMHAEAMNEAYGPSAEVYDVLSKLRGRTGIDMPPVSPDDYPTRESLRSFIRNERAVELFGEGKRYWDIRRWGAGEELMNKSFYSIHISKFNTDGSFAGYMDKIYVRTDVSDETKEQLFDIPDGAKGGILMHTGIFNNKKFYVWPIPESAINKSFSGALKQHPLWE from the coding sequence ATGATGAAAACATTAAAATATAGTTTAGTAGTATTGACAACGATCTGCTTAACAGCTTGTGATAGTTATTTGGAAAAACTCCCTTTGAATAGTGTAACGGATGTCACATTTTTCAAAACGGAATCAGATATCAAACAGTTTACAGATGGATTTTATCGGTCTATGGTACCGACACCGAAGACTGCTATTTTTGATTTCAGATCAGATCTGGTCGGACAAAATATGGCTAAATCGGGGAATCGTGATTATTCAGATATTCAATTTGGAACAATGACCCCAGCATCTAAAACTGCGGAATTGTATTGGGATTATGCTCCAATACGAGAGGCCTATATTCTGTTAGGAAAAATCGATGATGTAGAAATGACTGAGGATGCAAAAAAATTATATTTGGGAACTACAAATTATTTATTGGCCTACCGTTATTTTATGATGTTTAGAGCATATGAAAATGTGCCAATAGTGAGAGAGGTTCTTGAAGTCGAAAATTCAGATATTCCTGTATCTCCGAAAGAAGAAGTCTTCAATGAAGCACTGACGCAAATAAACAATGCAATTGCGAATTTGCCAAGCCTTAGTCCCTCTGAAAGAGAACGCGGTCGTCTTACTAAATTAGTTGCATTAACCTTAAAAGCTGATTTATTGCTTTATACGGCTTGTCGTTACCAAGAGGCAATAGCAGGTGCTACATACAAAGATGCTGCAGATGCAACAAGCGCTGCATTAAAAGAAGCTGACGAAAAAGGATATGGGTTAGCTGAAAATTATCAACATCTGTTTCATTCCAGTTATCAGGCAGGAAGTGATCCCCAGCGGGAAATTATTTTAGAATATGTACGATTGAAAGATATTGCTACTGATATGTTTTGTGTGCAAGAATTCGGACCACGGCATGATGATGTTGGGTATGGAGATTATGCCTCTTCTCAGGAATTGATTGATATGTATTTATGTAAAGATGGAAAACCAATTAATAAAAGCCCGTTATACGATCCGAGTAGGCCTTTTGCTAATCGTGATCCCCGGTTGAAATTAACAACGTTGTATCCGGGGAATGTCTGTAGCTATGTAGATGGTGGAGCATGGGTGTCAAATACGCTTGATCCGGATGAAAACAATTATGATTATATGTTGTCTACTTATAATCAACTTGACCGTTCTGTTTCCGGCTATATTAATATTAAATATTGGGATCATCAACGTAAAGGAAATGAAGGATATGCCAGCTTTATTGTTTATCGGTATGGAGAATTACTGTTAATGCATGCCGAGGCTATGAATGAAGCTTATGGACCGAGTGCCGAAGTGTATGATGTTTTGAGTAAATTAAGAGGAAGAACAGGAATTGATATGCCTCCTGTTTCTCCAGACGATTATCCTACAAGAGAGAGCCTACGATCATTTATCAGAAATGAGAGAGCGGTAGAATTGTTTGGTGAAGGAAAGCGTTACTGGGATATCAGACGTTGGGGTGCCGGAGAAGAGCTGATGAACAAATCTTTTTACTCCATACATATATCTAAATTTAATACGGACGGTTCATTTGCCGGATACATGGACAAAATATATGTACGAACAGATGTTTCCGATGAAACCAAAGAACAATTATTTGATATACCTGATGGAGCAAAAGGTGGTATTCTTATGCATACTGGTATATTTAATAATAAGAAGTTCTATGTTTGGCCAATCCCAGAAAGTGCTATTAATAAAAGTTTTAGCGGAGCTTTGAAACAACATCCTCTTTGGGAATAA